From a region of the Campylobacter showae genome:
- the thiF gene encoding sulfur carrier protein ThiS adenylyltransferase ThiF, producing MKKITLNGAKFKVAANTMEELKNEALGDKNGEMYKFLAKFNASEPDIFILDGFATKENLEIKDGANVVFIRRGVMPGREVLKAMIASRNSPELNAALASGCVGVAGLGGLGSNIALSLARTGVAKLVLADFDVVEPSNLNRQQYFVRHIGMKKTDALKELIAEVNPFVEVVTHDVTLDASNVAEIFAPCSIICEAFDNVAGKAMMVNEAGASLRDKKIVGASGMAGHFSSNLIKTVKFARNVYLCGDLQNAAGVGQGLMAARVAICANHEANLAIRLLMGLEEV from the coding sequence ATGAAAAAAATAACGCTAAACGGAGCGAAATTTAAAGTCGCGGCAAACACGATGGAGGAGCTAAAAAACGAGGCTCTGGGCGATAAAAACGGCGAGATGTATAAATTTCTAGCCAAATTTAACGCTAGCGAGCCGGATATCTTTATCCTGGACGGCTTTGCGACGAAGGAAAATTTGGAGATAAAAGATGGCGCAAATGTCGTATTTATAAGGCGCGGCGTGATGCCTGGACGAGAGGTGCTAAAGGCCATGATCGCCTCCAGAAACAGCCCCGAGCTAAACGCGGCTCTAGCTAGCGGCTGCGTGGGCGTGGCGGGACTTGGCGGTCTTGGCTCAAATATCGCGCTAAGCCTTGCCCGCACGGGAGTCGCTAAGCTCGTGCTGGCCGACTTTGACGTCGTGGAGCCTAGCAACCTAAACCGCCAGCAGTACTTCGTCCGCCACATCGGCATGAAAAAAACGGACGCGCTAAAAGAGCTCATCGCCGAGGTAAATCCATTTGTCGAGGTGGTGACGCACGACGTGACGCTAGACGCGAGCAACGTCGCCGAGATTTTCGCGCCGTGCAGCATTATCTGCGAGGCCTTTGACAATGTCGCGGGCAAGGCGATGATGGTAAACGAGGCGGGCGCGAGCCTGCGGGACAAAAAGATCGTCGGCGCGTCGGGCATGGCGGGGCACTTTAGCTCAAATCTCATAAAAACGGTCAAATTCGCGCGAAACGTCTATCTGTGCGGCGATCTGCAAAACGCTGCGGGCGTAGGACAGGGGCTCATGGCCGCGCGCGTGGCGATCTGCGCAAATCACGAGGCAAACCTTGCTATTAGGCTTTTGATGGGGCTTGAGGAGGTTTAA